From the Hordeum vulgare subsp. vulgare chromosome 1H, MorexV3_pseudomolecules_assembly, whole genome shotgun sequence genome, the window TGGGTTTAAAAGTTTGATTCTTTTGATGTACAACTCTTCATTGGTAATGGTTGCTTTTTTATGTGTATGGGACCTTTTTTTAGTAAGCCCTATGAGGTGCATGGAGCCTTATCATGACTTTTCAACTACTCTCtttgtcccataatataaaaACGGTTTTGAGTATCTACTACAAAACAGGTTTGTGGAACTCCAATGAGGGGAAGGGGGTGATCATAACGACACGTGTTTGGCTCACTCTAGTGCTTGTAGCCGTTGCTAAGTCGTCCAAAATATGGACGGAGCTGGGCCGAGGCAGCCCAGGCCATTGCCTGGGGCGTGGAAAAATTTCTTGGGCCATATACATAAAAATCCGTTTGGCCTGGGGCACAACCCACATCTAAGCCAAGGCAGCCCATGCCCAGTCGCCCAGGCCAATTTCTTTCCCTACTCGGCTGCTCCCGACTCCAGCGTCCCTCCCTACAACCGCGACTGAGAAACCCTAGCCCGCGTTCCTGTCTGTCGGCCGTGTCCCTGCCCGCCGTCGCTTCCCTGGTTCCCCCGACTGTGCCCAGGCCAGCGTCCCTCCCCCTTTGTTGTCTCGCACCGCCCACCGCCGTGCCCGAGTCCCTGCCCGCCGACTGCCAACCGCCTCTTCCCCCAACTACGGGTATGTGCCAGCACCCCTGCATGCCGCCCGTTGTCTGCCCCTCCCCTTTCCTACCCCGCGCCCCCCACCGTCGCACCTGCTCCCTGTCCGCCTAGCGCACGTGCCTGCGCCCAGCGGCCAGCACCCCTCCTCCTTTGCCCCGCTGCTGCTCTGTTCGCAAGGCAACGACCTcagcgaactccggcgaggtggccctTCCTAGAAGCCAGCAagacttgaagaggaaaggtatcCTAGCTCTTTCAAAAGCCAGCCTTTGTTGTTAGATGCCACGGAAACAAATATTGACAATTAGTTTTTTGTTTTTATATAATGTTACAACCTTACACGAAGCAAGATGAGTAAAAGAAACAAGACATTGAATTCTTTTTTTAAGTTCGAACCACGGGAACCGCGGATACAGGTCCTTCAACTCAAACAAATGATAATATCCCTCGTGTTACAGCTCAACTCAAGCCTTGTGATATTGAAGCAGACCCTGGTAAGAGAATACCCAttgaggatttggatgcacacatTCGAGATCTTGCTAGAAGGGAGTACATTAGCATGGGTCCATGCCAACCAACTAATCAATTTATATGAACGAGTAAATGGTAGAAGTTTTCATGGTTATTGGTTCAATGATCATCGCAGCTGGTTGGAATATAGCATTGAAAAAAAAGCAGCATTTTGCTTTTATAGTTTTTTTTAAGCAACCAACAGCTGAAAGCTATGGTATTGAAGCATTCACGAAAAATGGATTTAAATCTTGGAAGGATGGGCCTAAAGTTTTAAATCGGCATGTTGGCAAGCATGATAGTGCTCATAATAAATCTAGACAACATTATGAGGATTTCAAAAATCAAAGACAAAATCTACCACATGTGTTTGATAGGTGTtctaataagaaagaagaagaatagaaagcCCGTCTCTTGATTGTAATGGGTATTGTCAAATTTTTGCTACTATAAGCTCTTGCTTTTTGTGGACATGATGAGTCTACTAGCTCAATGAATAAGGGAAACTTTAAAGAGTTGTTGGACTTGTTCATCaagaaaaacccaaaggtggaaaatttGTTTGGGATGCAGGAGATAACCATAAACTGACTTTACATGAGATACAATTGGATTTATGCTTGTTCAGAAGAGACCACCCAAGTCATTCTTCAGGAGATTGGAGATAGTAAATTTGCATTACTTGTTGATGAGTCTAGAGATGCATCTATGAAGGAACAAATGGTTGTGTGTTTGAGGTCAGTAGGTACCTTTGGTCGTATTGTAGCCTTGTAGGTgtattttctcaaagtttttataTATTAATCATGCTCCTTTGTCTTATGTAGGTATCCCGGCAAACGAGGGGAGGTGATTGAGAGATTCATGGCAGTTGAGCATGTTCTTGACACGAGAACAACTTCATTGAAGGGAGCTTTGGATGGTACGTTTGCTACTCTAGGCTTATCTATGTCTAATTTGAGAGGGCGGTGTTATGATGGAGCTTCAAACATGAGAGGGGAATTCCATGGAATCCTTATACTCATTATATACATTGTTTTGCCCATCAGTTACAattagtggttgttgttgttgccaaatgTTGTTAATCAgtaaggaatttttttgaatacaCAAGCATGGTCGTTAACATTGTTAATGCTTCTTATAAAAGACATGGTTAGTTAGCCCAAGAGCAACATGATGAAATAGTACGCCAAATAGAGGTTGGGGAACTTCTTGAGGGAAGAGGGAAAAACCAATTACTAACCTTGCAAGACCTGGTGATACACGATGGGGATCACATCATAAAACCTTGTGTCATCTTGTTGAGATGTGGAAACCAGTTCTAAAGGTATTAGAAAACATACACAATGATGTAGATAATGTTGCCCAAAGAACCACAGTTGCGGTTGATAAAGCATATGGAGTCTTTTGAATTTGTTCTCATATTGTATCTTATGATTAGATTATTGGGCAAGACTAACAAtctgtcacaatgcttgcaaatgAAAAATCAACATATTGTATGTGTTGTGGGTTTGATTAAAACCACATTGGAGGATATTCAAGAGATTAGGCAGAATGGTTGGGATGAGCTCTTTGAAGAGGTAACCACTTTTGTGTCAAATACAACATTGTAGTGCCAAATATGGAAGATACAAGAAATTGATAATGGGCGTTCAAGGACTTGGGGTGGGCAATTGGTAAGTTACAACCATCATTTCAAAAACGAAATATCAATGTGTTGCATGATCAACTTATTGTGGAGTTAAACAACCGCTTTGTTGAAAGGTCTACCCAATTGTTGAGATGCATTGCTTGTCTTGATCCCAAGAATTCATTTGCCAATTATAATAAAGACAAGCTAGTTGATCTTGCTAATATGTATGCTGCTGACTTCTCTACATAtgaagttacttttgttcttagtAACCAACTAGACTCATTCATTCGGGAAGCAAGAGCTGATACACACTTGATGAATTGCAATGACCTTGATCATCTTGCCATGAATATGGTTATAACTAATATGCACACAATTTTTCCCTTTGTTTACCGTCTTGTTGAGTTGGCATTGACTTTACGTGTTGCAACGGCAACAGTGGAAAGGGCATTCTCGGCAATAGCATTATCAAGACTGGGTTGAGAAACAAAATGGGTGATGACTGGATGAATCATAGAATGGTGTGTTACATCGAGCGAGATATATTTATTAGTGTTGAAGAATCAAAGATCATCAAACGATTTCAAGGTTATCACACACGAAAAGGCGTTTTGCCTCGTCGTAGACTTAAGTTTCACAATTTGGATCTCTTATTAACTAGTTATACTTGCTATATTATGCACTGATTTGCATTACAAAATTTATCATTGAAGGTTTAGCTTCTTCTGCTATTGAAGATGTAGTGATGGGAGGCTCGGATCAATCAATACTTTGATTTGGTATCAATCTCTTGTTTGTTTGAATCTGGAAGATGCATGCGGCCATATATCTCTTGTATCATCTATATATACTTACATATTGTCTTTTCATTTGTCTTACTTTATTATTTgatcatcatggaacaaatgTTGTCATTGAATATTATACCTAGTTTATTATCAGTTATGCAATATAGGTTGATTTTTGTGTGCCTTGAAACTAGAAAAAAAAAATTAGGTGGTTTCTAGCCCTTAGTTTCTCGCCTGGGACGTCAGCCAATCTTGGCTCCACCAACTGGTCCAAAGATATGGTTATAATTTTGATTAGCTCTGATGTTCTCGGTAGTGCCATGAATGATTATGAATAGATTGGATGTATTTTTTTAAGTTATCAACATCATGTGCTAATGCTTCAACGAGAAAAAAAAAGGGTAATCCCAAAACAACAGAATGAGCTAATTCGCCCTTAATCAGCAATTATCCTAAAACAACGCTGGCATTGCTTCCCAGTTTCTCCGGGGGTTGCATGTGGTACAACCAATCTAAAAATTGTTTAGAACATGATAGAGCCAagaaaaaacatatataaaatatCAATCTTGGCGGGAACCCATGTCATGATTTGACTCAAGAAAACAACAGAATGAGCTAATTCGACCTTAATCAGCAATTATCCCAAAATTTCTGCACGCAGCCCTCACCATTCAGTTTATCTTACACCAAGAAAAGAGAGCAAAATTTACATTTATGAACATGAGGAGACAGGTTTGGATACAAACTGTTTGCATAGACATCATGTCTGTCGCCTGTTCTTACTATTTCCGGTACCTAAAATAAAACTTCTCTGGTGTATATCTCACCGTATACCTACAACTGTACAACCTTTGCATCTGTACTGGCGTTTGATAGCTACGGGTGCCGAGGAGTTCGTGGAGAGCAAGGCATTCTTACAGGGGAGAACACCACAGTAAGGGGCGCGTGATCTGAGAGGCTGTAGTTCTCAGGCCACATGCCCTTCTCAACTTCTGGGGGGAACAGAACAGCTTCCTTCACGGTAAAGCCAAAGGTTTCGTCGCTCGGCTCAAATGTGACAATGCTTTCTTCAGCGACCTCGATTTCAGTATCATCCTCCTCTTGGTTGTAGCATTTTGGGCTCCAGATACACCGCTTCAGGTGTTTAAGAAACAATATTAACTGGAGATTCTGAGTGGAAGAATTCCACTGTAGGGCAATATTTTTAAACATTAGAGATAGGACAACCTTGGCCATTTGGTGTTTAGGTTTGAGGTGGCCATGAACTTAAATCACAACGATTTCAGTTTATTTGTCATTGCAATTTTACCCTGACGTAACTGATAAAAAGCATACTGACTGTACAAAAAAATGCCCAAGCAAAGCCGATACTAAGTATTCCCAATTCTGTAAGAAATTTCAGGCAATTTGCAGTCATCTGCAATTAAATTTCAGATCCATCCTGGGCACTAGAGATGCGTTCTCACCGAGAACATGCTCTAGCCATAAGTTTCCAAGGCCGATCTGACCTTATAGAACTTCAAATTTCTGTTGAACCAAATTTTAATCACATGGCATGTGCTGCTGGGAGTTATCAATTGGTCATTAATACTATGTACATTCTAAATCTTGTTGAcctcattatttattcaattttttaAACCAAGATGATCTTTCCGTGTGACATGAATCCCCCCCACCACCCCACCATCACCCACCCACCCAAAAAGAAAAGACACACAAGAGTAATTACCTGAAATTCTTTGTAGTCAACAGCACCATTCCCATCATGGTCAACTTCACTCCATAGATCTTCCATTTCTTTAGAATTTACACGATCAGGGTGGACCATTCCTAACTGTATTTATTGTAGCATCAGCAAAAGTATTATCTAAAATAAGTGTTCTCTACATAGCACACACAGAGTATCCTTAATACCTGACAAAGTGCCTGGCAGAAGCTtgagtatgtgatacaatcatctGAACTGTCAGCTTTGAGGAGTGCAAATGCATTCTCCTCCGGAAGGGATGCAACTTGGAGAAGAAGATACTGAAAAGAGAACAGTTTAGACTTTCATACTTAAGAGACCAAGGAATTATGTATTCTTAACAGGTTAACTTGTTCTTCAAGGCCAACTACTACTTGATATTAGCGATAGTATGCCTCTTTTTTAATTAATGACACAGTGTTGATCATGTTTGCGTACCTTGATAATACCAAAGACAGCTTCATTCCAGCTAGTTTTCAGGGGTTTCCTGCACTTATCTGGATTCAGAAGCCATATAAAATCAACTCCACAGATGTTCCCTCTATGATTCCGATGACTCACCCACTATACTCAAGAAGAGGTGAAGGTGGAGAAAAATTAGAATACAATGCAATCATACATACACATAAAGTGTTGCTGGGCTATCAAGCATTAGTAGTAAAACAGAATTGTCATGTTACCTTGTGTGCATCTTCTTCGCTGTCACTGTACTGATGAGCAGTGTCATATGATGAAACAAATCCTTGTGAACGAAGAAATTTGTAAACTTGGCCGCGCTTACTTCCATTCCAATCACTATAATATGAATGCCCTGATCATATGTTAATATAAATTTCACTGTAATATTCGTACAAGAACATAAAAGATAGCATGCTTACTGCATACTCACCCACATAAGATGATAGGCATTGGACCAAGTTTATGCTCTTCCTGGTAAGCTTCTACATACTGAAGGATCTTATATACCTACCATGGACACGGCAGTCAATTATTAAATACCATGCTGAAATATTAGCAGGCTGAATGATTAAGTGTACAACAGCATACTAATCATACCTGCTTCAGTCGAACTATTGAAAGGCTGTGATCATGGGGAAACACCAAATGAGTGTTCACGATGAGGCTCTGCTGCTGGACATAGCTGCTGCTTCGATTTTGCAAGAAAGGTATGACTGACTCAACATGCAATAGCTGAGCAACTCGATCTCCAAAATCATTAAACAGAAGCTCCCGGTGGTTCAAGACACAGAAGTAATTCATATGTACAGCAGTCAGAAGACCTGGGTGGGGAAGATACAATTTGAGTGAAAATTTGCAGACTAGTCCCAGTAGCATTCTGTAACAAGGTTATAATTAAAAAGTTGAATGTGCCTTCTCCAAAATAATTCCAGAACAAAACAACCAATCATGGCTACTGACAGATATTGCATATATCAGTATCGAAGGCATTGAACATAACAGCTTACAAGTAATATTACATATTCTTTCAAATAGTAAACAGATAAACAAATCACAATGTAAGGATAATCATCAGAGGAATTTAACACAAGAAATTACAACATCAACATGGAAACAATTTGAATTACGATCACGTGAACTGAAAAGAGCAGGCTGAATAACAATGTTGGAGTCCCAATAATCACACACATCTTTTACCTTTTTAGTCCATGTTCTGCATTTTCTGTGCCATTAAATATTCAAGTTTTCAGATATTTATAGCAATCTCAGAACAAACTACCAATTGGATGGAGCAGGCAAAATGGACGGGGGTGGCTAAAAGGAAAACACACGTCACCTTACTTAATCCATACCACAAGATACTTTGTCATAATACTACCTGAAATGGAAGAGGGGGAGACAGCTCACCATCTCCTCGGTTATTTGTGCGGGCGAGCTTGAACAGCTTATAATTCGCATCACCGAGTCGCTTCTCGTACATGtttactagctcatcattccccaACCACACCTCCTGACACAAAACCAAGACAGCCTATCAATCACATCCTTGCGCAAACACCCATGGAAGTGAATAATCCCTCAATTCCCCTCACC encodes:
- the LOC123428710 gene encoding uncharacterized calcium-binding protein At1g02270 codes for the protein MTKKQRREAGARQRLRPPPLLQARDERSVSCTTFNILAPIYKRMDSENGRESQNRANWFSRNEKIIDRLLGDRSSIICLQEVWLGNDELVNMYEKRLGDANYKLFKLARTNNRGDGLLTAVHMNYFCVLNHRELLFNDFGDRVAQLLHVESVIPFLQNRSSSYVQQQSLIVNTHLVFPHDHSLSIVRLKQVYKILQYVEAYQEEHKLGPMPIILCGDWNGSKRGQVYKFLRSQGFVSSYDTAHQYSDSEEDAHKWVSHRNHRGNICGVDFIWLLNPDKCRKPLKTSWNEAVFGIIKYLLLQVASLPEENAFALLKADSSDDCITYSSFCQALCQLGMVHPDRVNSKEMEDLWSEVDHDGNGAVDYKEFQRCIWSPKCYNQEEDDTEIEVAEESIVTFEPSDETFGFTVKEAVLFPPEVEKGMWPENYSLSDHAPLTVVFSPVRMPCSPRTPRHP